From a single Candidatus Cloacimonadota bacterium genomic region:
- the lspA gene encoding signal peptidase II → MRNINTSYAYLIMGLILILDQISKVLVRTFMHMYQSIPILKSVFGETFMLTRVNNTGAAFSIGFSSDQTNRIFFIITTVLALIFILYLLYQSIHRIQVIAFGLVLGGALGNLIDRFLFGGVTDFINVDFPDFIMQRFPIFNIADSSIFIAVCLLIIDMIFIKDAHMIETPDLNEHISEEIHTKEI, encoded by the coding sequence ATGAGAAATATAAACACCTCTTATGCATACTTGATTATGGGATTGATCCTTATTCTAGACCAGATTTCGAAGGTATTGGTAAGAACATTTATGCATATGTATCAAAGTATTCCCATTTTGAAATCGGTGTTTGGTGAAACCTTTATGTTAACCAGAGTCAACAATACCGGAGCTGCATTCAGTATTGGCTTTTCCAGCGATCAAACCAATAGAATATTCTTTATTATAACTACTGTTCTAGCTCTCATTTTCATCCTCTACTTACTTTACCAAAGCATTCATCGCATTCAGGTGATTGCATTTGGTCTGGTTTTGGGCGGAGCGCTAGGAAATCTGATCGACCGTTTTTTGTTCGGAGGTGTTACAGATTTTATCAATGTAGATTTCCCAGATTTTATTATGCAGCGTTTCCCAATATTTAATATTGCAGATAGCTCCATCTTTATTGCTGTTTGCCTTCTTATTATAGATATGATTTTTATAAAAGATGCACACATGATCGAAACACCAGATCTGAATGAGCATATTAGTGAAGAGATTCATACCAAGGAGATATAA